Proteins encoded within one genomic window of Flavobacterium oreochromis:
- a CDS encoding CbbQ/NirQ/NorQ/GpvN family protein, translating into MKNLKPYYFPVGKEEDVFTHAYQNKIPVLLKGPTGTGKSRFVEYMAHKLDKKFLTVSCHEETSSTDLIGRFIIKGAETIWIDGPLTTALKKGYILYLDEIAEARPDVIVAIHSLTDHRRELFIDKLGETYKAHDNFMIVASFNPGYQRGFKELKPSTRQRFIALSFEYPESKIETEIIVNETGIDNDTAKKIVTIGNKIRNLTELGLTETVSTRLLVDAAKLIHSGLPKRLSIHTAVVEPLTDDLQTTQSLKDLCDLMI; encoded by the coding sequence ATGAAAAATTTAAAACCATATTATTTTCCCGTGGGTAAAGAAGAAGATGTCTTTACTCACGCTTATCAAAACAAAATTCCAGTTTTACTAAAAGGTCCTACTGGAACTGGCAAATCAAGATTTGTAGAATATATGGCTCATAAACTTGATAAAAAATTCTTAACTGTTAGCTGCCATGAAGAAACCTCTTCTACTGACTTAATAGGAAGATTTATTATAAAAGGTGCAGAAACAATCTGGATTGATGGTCCATTAACTACTGCTTTAAAAAAAGGCTATATACTTTATCTAGACGAAATTGCTGAAGCTCGTCCTGATGTAATTGTAGCGATACATTCATTAACAGATCATAGAAGGGAGCTTTTTATAGATAAATTAGGCGAAACCTATAAAGCACATGATAACTTTATGATTGTTGCTTCTTTTAACCCTGGTTATCAAAGAGGTTTTAAAGAATTAAAACCTTCAACTAGACAACGTTTTATTGCTTTATCTTTTGAATATCCTGAAAGCAAAATAGAAACAGAGATCATTGTTAACGAAACAGGTATTGATAACGATACTGCTAAAAAAATTGTAACAATAGGCAACAAAATTAGAAATCTAACCGAGCTTGGTTTAACAGAAACCGTTTCAACAAGATTACTGGTTGATGCTGCTAAACTCATTCATTCAGGGTTACCTAAAAGATTATCGATACACACTGCTGTAGTAGAACCTTTAACAGATGATTTACAAACGACTCAATCCTTAAAAGATTTGTGTGACTTAATGATATAA
- a CDS encoding formylglycine-generating enzyme family protein, translated as MNRLYFLLTLIIFISCQKNTDSETNGNVNKPSISTLKDISFGVETPMVYIKGGAYIPLYGKNGKKVGVSNFYIDVYPVTNKNFLAFVKKNTKWQKSNIKKIFADQNYLKNWKSNTQIENINKLNYPITNVSWYAANAYCECQGKRLPTVDEWEYVAMADDKLPDARKQKSYNQLILDWYEKPQAFDHEVGQTFKNYYGVYDLHGLVWEWTADFSSILLTGESRNDVTTDKNLFCGSGSLNASDLMNYAAFMRYAFRGSIKANYAIQNLGFRCVKDSIKK; from the coding sequence ATGAATCGTTTATATTTCCTTTTAACCTTAATTATTTTTATTTCTTGTCAGAAAAATACAGACTCAGAAACAAATGGAAATGTAAACAAACCATCTATTTCTACTCTAAAAGATATATCTTTTGGAGTAGAAACACCGATGGTGTATATAAAAGGTGGAGCTTATATTCCTCTTTATGGAAAAAATGGAAAAAAAGTAGGTGTTTCTAATTTTTACATAGATGTCTACCCTGTGACTAATAAAAACTTTTTAGCTTTTGTAAAAAAAAACACTAAATGGCAAAAATCTAATATAAAAAAAATTTTTGCGGATCAAAACTATCTTAAAAATTGGAAATCAAACACTCAAATTGAAAATATCAATAAACTTAACTACCCTATTACAAATGTTTCTTGGTATGCCGCAAATGCTTATTGTGAATGCCAAGGCAAACGTTTACCTACTGTTGATGAATGGGAATATGTAGCCATGGCTGATGATAAACTACCTGATGCAAGAAAACAAAAATCATACAATCAATTAATACTAGATTGGTATGAAAAACCTCAAGCATTTGATCATGAAGTGGGACAAACATTTAAAAATTATTATGGTGTATATGACTTACACGGATTAGTATGGGAATGGACTGCTGATTTTAGCTCCATCCTTCTAACAGGAGAATCAAGAAATGATGTGACCACTGATAAAAATTTATTTTGCGGTAGTGGTTCATTAAATGCTTCAGATCTTATGAATTATGCCGCTTTTATGCGATATGCTTTTAGAGGTAGTATAAAAGCTAACTATGCCATACAAAACCTTGGTTTTAGATGCGTAAAAGATTCTATAAAAAAATAA
- a CDS encoding alginate export family protein codes for MKPVYLTIAGLFSSLAFSQQFNVNADLRARLENRNGYGTLKPFNEKAATFISQRTRITFDYNYNNIKLVASPQNVRTWGDVLTNSKSDTGINFHEAYGEVKINDKFSFKLGRQEIAYDDQRIFGSIDWAMQAKSHDALLFKFSPSIKQIIHLGIAYNANKETNFKENYIPSQYKSLQYAWYNGSFKDLNLSLLVLNNGMSYLSNGEEKIDYSQTFGPRLVFKRNNLSIDGATYLQTGKINANNIMASYFSANINYKFIQAFLAGLGIEYLSGKNQDDTSTDIKSFNPLHGTNHKFNGYMDYFYVGNHINNVGLTDLYINFQYEKDKFSARLTPHYFLSSANIYQLGEKKDNYLGTEIDFTASYKLLENVTIDGGFSQMFATNSMEIIKGGNKNNGNNWAFLSIKINPNLFNTSLKN; via the coding sequence ATGAAACCTGTATATTTAACAATTGCCGGATTATTCTCTTCTTTGGCTTTTTCCCAACAATTTAATGTAAATGCTGATTTAAGAGCACGATTAGAAAATAGAAATGGTTATGGCACATTAAAGCCTTTTAATGAAAAAGCTGCAACTTTTATTTCTCAAAGAACTCGTATCACATTTGACTATAATTATAATAATATAAAACTGGTTGCTTCACCTCAAAATGTTAGAACGTGGGGAGATGTTTTAACAAATTCGAAAAGTGATACAGGTATAAATTTTCATGAAGCTTATGGAGAAGTAAAAATAAATGATAAATTTTCATTTAAACTGGGCAGACAAGAAATAGCTTATGATGATCAGAGAATTTTTGGTAGCATAGACTGGGCAATGCAAGCAAAAAGTCATGATGCTCTTCTATTTAAATTTAGTCCATCTATTAAGCAAATCATACATTTAGGTATTGCGTATAATGCCAATAAGGAAACTAACTTTAAAGAAAATTATATTCCTTCACAATATAAATCACTTCAATATGCTTGGTATAATGGGAGCTTTAAAGATTTAAATTTAAGCTTATTAGTACTAAATAATGGAATGAGTTATTTAAGCAATGGAGAGGAAAAAATAGATTATAGTCAAACATTTGGACCTAGATTAGTTTTTAAACGAAATAATTTAAGTATTGATGGTGCTACTTATCTACAAACAGGAAAAATAAACGCTAATAATATAATGGCTAGCTATTTTTCAGCAAATATAAATTACAAATTTATTCAAGCTTTTCTGGCAGGATTAGGAATTGAATACTTATCAGGTAAAAACCAAGATGATACTAGTACTGATATAAAATCATTTAATCCTTTACATGGTACCAATCATAAATTCAATGGATACATGGATTATTTTTATGTGGGAAATCACATCAATAATGTTGGACTAACTGATTTATATATAAACTTTCAATATGAGAAAGATAAGTTTTCTGCACGTCTTACCCCTCATTACTTTTTATCAAGTGCAAACATATATCAATTAGGAGAAAAAAAAGATAATTATTTAGGTACTGAAATTGATTTTACTGCTTCTTACAAATTATTAGAAAATGTAACAATAGACGGAGGATTTTCTCAAATGTTTGCTACGAATTCTATGGAAATAATAAAAGGTGGTAATAAAAATAATGGTAATAATTGGGCTTTTTTATCCATAAAAATCAATCCTAATTTATTTAACACAAGCTTAAAAAATTAA
- a CDS encoding cbb3-type cytochrome c oxidase subunit I: MKYKSQKVAYWFFALCMLLLILQIIYGFVMGFARIGLDGLHDIIPFNTARAVHTNLLVVWLLTGFMGAAYYIIPEEAQRELVNVKLAYIQLISLAIVGVVAVVSYHFNHWEGRKFLEIPRELDFLVVINVLLFLGLILTTLFKAERKTTTALVLSMGLLFAALLYLPGMIWFDSQVMDSFFRWWVVHLWVEGVWELIMGGILSFLLIKLTGVDREVIEKWLYVIVGLTFLSGILGTGHHYYYIGVNKIWLIIGGIFSALEPLAFLGMALFAVNMYRKGEKKHPNKLALYWTLGSAIVSFIGAGLLGFAHTLPQTNVYTHGTLVTAMHGHLAFWGAYAMIVLAIISYAIPNLTGRKRYDSTTGRMAFWLSNIGMLGMTTAFGVAGVAQVYLERKFKMEFMTVQNEISVHFIVLLLCATLFTIGISLYIYDFVKHGNTNDEAIIN, translated from the coding sequence ATGAAATATAAATCACAAAAAGTAGCTTATTGGTTTTTCGCCTTATGTATGCTGTTATTAATACTTCAAATAATTTATGGTTTTGTCATGGGTTTTGCACGAATTGGTCTAGATGGATTACATGATATTATACCTTTTAACACTGCTAGAGCTGTACATACTAATCTACTAGTAGTTTGGCTACTAACAGGTTTTATGGGAGCTGCTTATTATATAATTCCAGAAGAAGCACAACGAGAATTAGTAAATGTAAAATTAGCTTACATTCAACTAATATCTTTAGCTATTGTGGGCGTAGTAGCTGTAGTAAGTTATCATTTTAATCATTGGGAAGGTAGAAAATTCTTAGAAATTCCTAGAGAATTAGATTTTTTAGTAGTTATAAATGTACTCTTATTCTTAGGTTTAATATTAACAACTTTATTTAAGGCAGAAAGAAAGACAACTACGGCTTTGGTCTTATCAATGGGATTATTGTTTGCAGCATTATTATACTTACCAGGTATGATTTGGTTTGATAGTCAAGTAATGGATTCTTTTTTCCGCTGGTGGGTAGTTCACTTATGGGTAGAAGGCGTTTGGGAATTAATTATGGGAGGTATATTATCCTTTTTATTAATTAAATTAACTGGAGTTGACCGTGAAGTAATTGAAAAATGGTTATATGTTATTGTAGGTTTAACCTTCTTATCTGGTATACTTGGTACAGGTCATCATTATTATTATATAGGCGTAAATAAAATTTGGTTAATTATAGGCGGTATTTTTTCAGCTCTTGAGCCTTTGGCCTTTTTAGGTATGGCATTGTTCGCTGTAAATATGTATAGAAAAGGTGAAAAAAAGCATCCTAATAAATTAGCATTGTACTGGACTTTAGGATCTGCTATTGTTTCTTTCATAGGTGCAGGCTTATTAGGTTTTGCGCATACTTTACCTCAAACAAATGTATATACACACGGAACTTTAGTAACTGCAATGCACGGACATTTAGCCTTTTGGGGAGCATATGCCATGATAGTATTAGCAATTATTAGTTATGCAATTCCTAATCTTACAGGGAGAAAAAGATATGATTCAACTACGGGTAGAATGGCTTTTTGGTTATCAAATATTGGAATGTTAGGAATGACAACAGCTTTTGGTGTAGCTGGTGTAGCCCAAGTATATCTTGAAAGAAAATTTAAGATGGAATTTATGACTGTTCAAAATGAAATAAGTGTTCATTTTATAGTATTACTGTTGTGTGCAACATTATTTACCATTGGAATATCATTATACATCTATGATTTTGTTAAACATGGCAATACAAATGATGAAGCAATAATTAATTAA
- a CDS encoding c-type cytochrome, with amino-acid sequence MLSKSQARMFFLGGTLVTFLIFIGLTIYSFSPKNDQTNYTKIDSNVVRGKEIWESNNCMGCHTILGEGAYYAPELTKVIDRRGENYVKAVLMSPIPWAPNGRKMVAYKMSPKDADAMVAYLKWIGGIDLNGYDKVVSPLSKINN; translated from the coding sequence ATGCTATCAAAATCACAAGCAAGAATGTTTTTTTTGGGAGGCACATTAGTAACGTTTCTAATTTTTATTGGATTAACGATCTATTCATTTTCCCCAAAAAATGATCAAACAAACTATACTAAAATAGACTCAAATGTAGTACGTGGCAAAGAAATTTGGGAGTCTAACAACTGTATGGGATGTCATACAATATTAGGTGAAGGGGCTTATTATGCTCCTGAGTTAACAAAGGTTATTGATAGACGAGGTGAAAATTACGTTAAAGCAGTCCTAATGTCTCCTATACCTTGGGCTCCTAACGGTAGAAAGATGGTAGCATATAAAATGAGTCCTAAAGATGCTGATGCTATGGTAGCTTATCTAAAATGGATTGGAGGCATTGATCTAAATGGATATGACAAAGTAGTTTCTCCTTTATCAAAAATTAATAATTAA
- the ric gene encoding iron-sulfur cluster repair di-iron protein: MNTIEHKLIGDYVAEDYRTAQIFSKYGIDFCCKGNRTIKEVCNTVGIQEDILIKELNSLDRNLTIDSNNFKAMSLDTLIDYIEEKHHTYVEEKIPVIMQLLNKICQVHGTKNPDLFEIRDLFVASSNDLSQHMKKEELILFPFIKKMVSAANNDIKITTPSFMTVNNPIQMMKHEHENEGDRFDKISKLTNRYTPPQGACNTYKVTYAMLNEFEEDLHKHIHLENNILFPSAMQLEEKLIY; encoded by the coding sequence ATGAATACCATAGAACATAAATTAATAGGTGATTACGTGGCAGAAGACTATAGAACAGCTCAAATTTTTTCAAAATATGGAATAGATTTTTGTTGTAAAGGAAATAGAACGATTAAGGAAGTATGTAATACAGTAGGAATTCAAGAAGATATCTTAATTAAAGAATTGAACTCCTTGGATAGAAATTTAACTATTGATTCAAATAATTTTAAAGCAATGTCATTAGATACGTTAATAGATTATATTGAAGAAAAGCATCATACCTATGTAGAAGAAAAAATACCTGTTATAATGCAGCTTTTGAATAAAATTTGTCAAGTTCATGGAACTAAAAACCCAGATCTTTTTGAAATACGAGATCTTTTTGTTGCCAGTTCAAATGATTTGAGCCAACATATGAAAAAAGAAGAATTAATTCTTTTTCCTTTTATCAAAAAAATGGTATCAGCCGCTAATAATGATATAAAAATTACTACACCTAGTTTTATGACAGTGAATAATCCTATTCAAATGATGAAACACGAACATGAGAATGAAGGAGATAGATTTGATAAAATTAGCAAACTTACTAATAGATATACACCTCCTCAAGGAGCATGTAATACGTATAAAGTGACTTACGCAATGCTTAATGAATTTGAAGAAGATTTACATAAACATATTCATCTTGAAAATAACATACTTTTCCCATCGGCCATGCAATTAGAAGAAAAATTAATTTACTAA